The genomic stretch CGCTGGCGAAGCGCTCGTGGAGATTGGGGGCACTGAGCTTCTGGAGGAACCGCCCCACGGGGCTCTCGCCGAAGTCCGCGGGCAGCCCCGGGTTCTTGCCCAGGCCGCTGGGCATGGCGAACAGCCGGTAGGCGATCATCCCCAGGCTGTAGAGATCCGAGGCCGCCGAGGCGGCCTTCTTCTCGAACAGCTCCGGGGCCACGAAGCCCGGCGAGCCCACGGTCCGCCGCTGATCCAGCCCCTCGCGCGCCAGCGCCAGGCCGAAGTCGAGCACCTTCACCTGGCCATCGACGACCAGCACGTTGGCGGGCTTGAGGTCGCGGTGGATGACTCCCCAGCGGTGCATATAGGCCAGCGCCTGGAGCACCTGGGCCAGTAGCTGCACGCGCACGTCGTGGGGCTGGTTCTTGCCCGCATCGGTGATGGTCCGCGCGCCGGTGAGCAGATCCATCGTGTAATACGGGCGCTGCTGATCATCGAACCCGTAGTCCAGCACGCTGATGACGTGCGGGTGGTGCAGGGACGTGAGGACCTTGAACTCGTCGGCCAGCCCCAGGGCGATGTCGGGCTGGGTGTTTTTCGAGGCGTGGTGGGGGTGGCGGAGGGTCGTATGGGCGATCTCCTCGACCGAGCGGTGCAGCCGTTTCAGCGCGACGACGCCCGAGAGCCGGTCCCGGGCTTGATACACCGTGCCCATGCCGCCGCGGCCGACGACATTCATGATGTGGTAGCGCCGTCCGACCATCTCCGCGCCCGCTTGCGAGAGCGCTTCGATGTCTCCGTTGCTGCTTTCCATGACTGCGCTCATCCCGTTCTGAGGAAGGACCACGGACCGTGGGATTTAAACATGTCTCCGCCTTCGATGAGACATGACAACCTCCCTGGCGTGCCCGGAATGCCTGGGAATTAAAAGGCTTTCCAGTTTTGCGGTTCCGCAGCGACGATGCGGACCTCGGGGTGGTTTCCATGGCTCGGTACGCGTTCACGCTCTTTACCAGCGCCTTTCTGCTCTTTGGGGTTCAACCCTTGGTAGGGAAGTTCGCACTGCCCTGGTTTGGCGGGACCCCGGCGGTGTGGACCGCCTGCATGTTGTTCTTTCAGGCCGCGCTCCTGGCGGGCTACGCCTACGCGCACGGGCTGGTGACGCGGTTTCCGCCCCGGCGTCAGGCGTTGATCCACCTGGGCTTGCTTGCTCTGGCGGTGGGCGTACTGGCGGGGCGCGCCTTGCTGACAGGCTCGCCCGTGGCCCCAGGCCTGGCCTGGCGCTCCAGCGGCGTGGAGGGGCTGACGGGCCGCCTGCTGGCGATGCTGGCGGTGACCATCGGCCTGCCGTTCTTCGTGCTGTCCACCTCGGCGCCGCTGCTCCAGAGCTGGTTTGCCCGCGCCCGGCCCGGAACCTCGCCGTACCGGCTGTATGCCCTGTCCAACGCGGGCTCGCTGCTGGGGTTGTTGAGCTACCCCTTCCTGGTCGAGCCCCTGGTGCCGAGATCCCTCCAGGGCTGGGCGTGGGGCGTGGGGTTTCTCGTCTTCGCCGCCGGGTGCGCGGCCTGTGCCTGGGGCATGAAGGGCCGGACAGGGGACGCCGCCCCTTCGGAAGCGGTGGCCGAGGACACCGGGGAGGGGGAACGCCCGGGGGCCGGGCGCACGGTACTGTGGCTCGGGCTGAGCGCCTGCGCGTCCGTGTTGCTGCTGGCCACGACGAACCAGCTCTCGCAGGACGTGGCGGCGGGCCCCTTCTTGTGGGTGCTGCCCCTGGCGATCTACCTGCTCACCTTCATCCTCGCCTTCGAGCGGGAGGCGCTCTACTCGCGCGCCTTCTTCTCCCTGCTCCTCGTGGTGGCCGTTGGGGGCGTGACGCGGGTGGTGCTGGAGGGGCCGCACACCCCGCTGGTGCTCCAGCTCCTGGCGTACTGCGGCGCGCTGCTCGCGGGCTGCATGGTGTGTCACGGAGAGCTGTACCGCTTGCGGCCCGCCCCCCGTTACCTGAGCGCCTTCTTCCTCTGCGTGTCCATCGGCGGGGTGCTGGGCGGCGCGTTCGTCAGCCTCGTGGCGCCCCACCTGTTCCTCACCTTCGCCGAGTACCCGCTGGCGTTGACGGCGTGCTGCCTGGTGGCGCTGGTGGCCGTGGTGGTGAGCCCCACGGGCGAGGAGCTGACGGGGCGGTGGCGGCGGATGCTGCGCATCTTCATGCTCGCCTTCGTGGTGGTGGGGCTGGGCGTGTCGGTGGTGGACTTCCGGCGGGAGATCCGGCTGACGGCGCGGAACTTCTTCGGCGTGGTGCAGGTGCTGGAGCAGGGGCGGGACGACGCCACCAAGCACCGCTTCACGCTCAAGCACGGCGCCATCGTCCACGGCGTCCAGTACACCGAGCCAGAGCGGCGCAAGCAGCCCATGTCCTATTTCACGCGGGAGAGCGGGCTGGGGCTGGCCATCGCCGAGCACCGGCGCCTGCGCGAGGTGCTGGGGCTTCCCGAGGGCCTGCGCATCGGCGTGCTGGGGTTGGGCATTGGCTCCAGCGCCGCCCTGGCCCAGGAGGGGGACCGGGTGCGCTTCTATGAGATCAACCCGAAGATCATCTCCCTGGCACAAGGGGAGGGGGGCTACTTCAGCTACCTGAGCGATGCCACCGCCCGCATCGACATCGTGGAGGGGGATGCGCGCATCGCGCTGGAGCAGGAGCTGGAGCGCCAGGAGCCCCAGGGCTTCGATGTGCTCGCGGTGGACGTGTTCAGCTCGGACTCCATCCCGGTGCACCTGCTCACGGAGGAGGCCGTGGCGGTCTACCGCCAGCACCTGGCGCCCCATGGGGTGCTGGCCCTGCACATCAGCAACGCCCACCTGGATCTGGTGCCCATCACGCTCGCCCACGCCCAGGCGTTCCGGATGCACGCGACGCTCGTGGTCTACGAGCCCAAGGATGCGTCGGCGCGCAGCGTGTGGGTGATTCTCAGCCCGGATGCGGAGTTCTCCTGGGGCAGCACCTTCCGCGAGGCGGTGGCGGGCGTGCGCCGGCTGGAGCTGGAGGGGCCGCCGTCGCTCACCTGGACGGACGAGCGGGGCAGCGTGCTGCCCCTGCTCCGGCGGGGAGGCTGGGTGTCTCAGGCCCGGGAAGTCCTCCCGCCCCGCGCGCCCTGAGGCGTTGGACGCCGGGCCCGCCGTGCGCTAGACCCTGTCCCAGTCGCTAGGGGTGCCCCTGTCAGGGGCTGAGATGGCCGTGGAACGGCCAGACCCTTTGAACCTGAACCGGATCATACCGGCGGAGGGAAGCGGTGGGCGCTCCAGCCGTGGGGCCCGTCCGTGTTCCTCCGTGAGGAGGAGCCACATGAGCGGAGCGTCCAAGCGTCTGAAGGTCGATGGCAAGGTCCTGGAGGGCATCACCCGGGGGCCACTGCCCGCCTCCCACAAGGTGTACGTACCGGGTGAGCTTCACGCCGGGCTGCGCGTGCCCATGCGGGAGATCCGCCAGACGCCCACCCACCACGGCCACGGCGCGGAGGCGAGGGTGACGCCCAACCCCTCTGTCTTCGTGTACGACTCCAGCGGCCCGTACACGGATCCGGAGGCCCGCATCGACCTGCGTGAGGGGCTGCCGGCCCTGCGGGAGGAGTGGCTCGACGCCCGGGGGGACACCGTGGCGCTGGCGGGCATCACCTCCGAGTACGGCCGCGCCCGGGAGCAGGATCCGCGCCTGGCGGGGCTGCGCTTCGGCCACCGGCGCCAGCCCCGGGTGGCGAAGCCGGGCGCCAACGTCACGCAGATGCACTACGCGCGCCGGGGCGTGGTGACGCCGGAGATGGAGTACGTGGCGGTGCGGGAGAACCTGAAGGTGGAGGCCTCGCTGGCCGCGCAGCACCCGGGGCAGTCCTGGGGCGCGGCCATTCCCCGGCGCATCACCCCGGAGTTCGTGCGGGACGAGGTGGCGCGGGGCCGCGCCATCATCCCCGCGAACATCAACCACCCGGAGCTGGAGCCGATGATCATCGGCCGCAACTTCCTGGTGAAGATCAACGCCAACATCGGCAACTCCGCCGTCACCTCCTCCATCGAGGAAGAGGTGGAGAAGATGGTGTGGTCCATCCGCTGGGGCGCGGACACGGTGATGGACCTGTCCACGGGCCGCAACATCCACGAGACGCGCGAGTGGATCCTCCGCAACGCGCCGGTGCCCATCGGCACGGTGCCCATCTACCAGGCGCTGGAGAAGGTGGGGGGCAAGGCCGAGGAGCTGACGTGGGAGCTCTACCGCGACACCCTCATCGAGCAGTGTGAGCAGGGCGTGGACTACTTCACCATCCACGCGGGCGTGCGGCTGGCGTACATCCCGCTCACTGCCCGGCGGCTCACCGGCATCGTCAGCCGCGGCGGCTCCATCCTGGCCAAGTGGTGCCTGGCACACCACCAGGAGAACTTCCTCTACACGCACTTCGAGGAGATCTGCGAGATCCTCAAGGCGTACGACGTCAGCTTCAGCCTGGGGGACGGCCTGCGCCCCGGCTCCATCGCGGACGCCAACGACGCGGCCCAGTTCGGGGAGCTGGAGACGCTGGGCGAGCTGACCCAGATCGCCTGGAAGCACGACGTGCAGGTGATGATCGAGGGCCCTGGGCACGTGCCCATGCACCTCATCCAGGAGAACATGACGAAGCAGCTCGCCGTGTGTGGCGAGGCGCCGTTCTACACGCTGGGGCCGCTGACGACGGACATCGCGCCCGGGTACGATCACTTCACCAGCGGCATCGGCGCGGCGATGATCGGGTGGTTCGGCACGGCGATGCTCTGCTACGTCACCCCCAAGGAGCACCTGGGGCTGCCGGACCGGGACGACGTGAAGGAAGGCGTCATCACCTACAAGATCGCCGCCCACGCCGCGGACCTGGCCAAGGGCCACCCCGGGGCGCAGGCACGGGACAACGCCCTGTCCAAGGCCCGCTTCGAGTTCCGCTGGGAGGACCAGTTCCACCTGTCGCTGGACCCCGAGCGTGCCCGGGCCTTCCATGACGAGACGCTGCCGGCCGAGGGCGCCAAGGTGGCCCACTTCTGCTCCATGTGCGGCCCGCAGTTCTGTTCCATGAAAATCACCCAGGAGGTGCGCGATTACGCGCAGAAAATGCCCTGTACGTGACATTTGATGCTGTCACTGGCAAAGATGGGGTGTGAAGGGGGGCCAGGCGCAGGAGGCCCCTTCTGTTCTAGAGGGGTTTGCTCATGGAGCCGCAGTACACGGGGTCGCAGTTTCTGACCGGTTCGCCGGTACCGACCCAGGACGAGAAGACGTGGGGCATGCTCGCGCACCTCAGTGCGCTGGTCGCGGGCATTTTTGGTTTCCCCTTTCTGGGCCCACTCATCGTGATGCTCACCAAGGGGAAGGAGTCGAAGTGGGTGGAGAGCCACGCGAAGGAGGCCCTGAACTTCCAGATCACCGTCACGGCGGCCATCTGGATCTCCGCGGCCCTCATGCTGTGCGTGGTGGGCTTCCTGCTGCTGCCCGTCATCGGCCTCGCGGCGTTGATCCTCACCATCCTCGCCGGCATCAAGGCGAACAATGGGGAGATGTACCGCTACCCGGCCACGGTCCGGCTGGTGAAGTAGTCCGGCCTCAGCCGCCAATGCCCATCATGGGCAGCAGCGTGGCGGCGTTGCCGGTCTCGGTGAAACGGTGGCCCTCGGGCTTCTCGCCCAGGGCCTGCCGGATGGCCAGCGCCAGCTCCGGGTCCGAGGCGCCTCCCCGGATGAGCTGGTGCAGGGGCGCCTGGGCGCGCCCTCCCAGGCAGCTGCGCAGGTCGCCATTGGAGGCCACCCGGACGCGGTTGCACCCGCCGCAGAAGTTCTGGGTCAGCGGGGAGATGAACCCCACCTGGCCCCCGGGCGCGCGCCAGTAGCGGGCCGGGCCCGAGGTGCTCACCTGGGTGCGCGCCTCCACCGGCTCCTCCTCCAGCGGGAGGCCCGAGGCCTGGAGCTGGGCCACCAGCTCGGCGCTGGGCACGGGCTCGCCCTGGCCAAACGGCATCAGCTCGATGAAGCGGGGGATGATGCCCCGCGCGTGGGCATAGGCCACCAGCGCCGCGGCCTCGTGCTCGTTCACGCCCCGCATGACGACGACGTTGAGCTTGAGCGAGGCGAAGCCCGCCGCGGCGGCCGCGTCGATGCCGCGCAGCGTGGCGGCGAAGTCCCCCTGCTTGGAGATGCGCCGGAAGGTCTCCGCCTGAAGGGTGTCCAGGCTGATGTTGAGCTGGCTGACACCGGCCTCGCGCAGCGGGACGGCCAAGCGCTCCAGGTGGCTGGCATTGGTGGTGATGGCCACCCGCTCCACGCCGGGCAGGGAGGACAGGGCCCGGGAGATCTCCAGGATGTCTGGCCGGATGAGGGGCTCGCCGCCGGTCAACCGCACGCGCTGGATGCCCATGCGCGCGAAGACGGAGACGATGCGCTCGAACTCCTGGGGGGTGAGCAGGTCCTTCTTGCCGCCCCACGAGGCGGGCGAGCAGTACGTGCAGCGGAAGTTGCACCGGTCCGTCACGCTCAGGCGCAGGTACGTCATCCTCCGGCCCTGGGCATCCAGAAGCGGGGGCGCGAGCGGGTCGCGCGGGCTGACGGTGGGGTGCATGGCAGGAGTCATAACCGGGCCGCCGTCTTAACCCATGCCTTCGTTGCCCAGAACAGCCGGTTTCAGACCGAGTGTCCTGGAGTGGGACTCAAGCAACCTTGTTGCCGGACAGCGACGGCGCGGAAGGAACCGGGGTGAGCTCCAGGTCGTCGTCATCGGTGAGCCGCTCCAGCTCGGCCTCGGCCTCCTGGGCCCGGACCTCGGCCTCCAGGGGCTTCAGCTTGCGCTCGGCCATCTCCATCTTGATGCGGACCAGCCCCTCCTCGCCAATGTCGAGGAACGCGCGGACCACCTCGGGATCGAACTGCGTGTTGGCGCAGCGTTTGATCTCCTGGATGGCGTTGGCGAACGTGGTGCCCT from Stigmatella aurantiaca encodes the following:
- the thiC gene encoding phosphomethylpyrimidine synthase ThiC translates to MSGASKRLKVDGKVLEGITRGPLPASHKVYVPGELHAGLRVPMREIRQTPTHHGHGAEARVTPNPSVFVYDSSGPYTDPEARIDLREGLPALREEWLDARGDTVALAGITSEYGRAREQDPRLAGLRFGHRRQPRVAKPGANVTQMHYARRGVVTPEMEYVAVRENLKVEASLAAQHPGQSWGAAIPRRITPEFVRDEVARGRAIIPANINHPELEPMIIGRNFLVKINANIGNSAVTSSIEEEVEKMVWSIRWGADTVMDLSTGRNIHETREWILRNAPVPIGTVPIYQALEKVGGKAEELTWELYRDTLIEQCEQGVDYFTIHAGVRLAYIPLTARRLTGIVSRGGSILAKWCLAHHQENFLYTHFEEICEILKAYDVSFSLGDGLRPGSIADANDAAQFGELETLGELTQIAWKHDVQVMIEGPGHVPMHLIQENMTKQLAVCGEAPFYTLGPLTTDIAPGYDHFTSGIGAAMIGWFGTAMLCYVTPKEHLGLPDRDDVKEGVITYKIAAHAADLAKGHPGAQARDNALSKARFEFRWEDQFHLSLDPERARAFHDETLPAEGAKVAHFCSMCGPQFCSMKITQEVRDYAQKMPCT
- a CDS encoding spermidine synthase; translation: MARYAFTLFTSAFLLFGVQPLVGKFALPWFGGTPAVWTACMLFFQAALLAGYAYAHGLVTRFPPRRQALIHLGLLALAVGVLAGRALLTGSPVAPGLAWRSSGVEGLTGRLLAMLAVTIGLPFFVLSTSAPLLQSWFARARPGTSPYRLYALSNAGSLLGLLSYPFLVEPLVPRSLQGWAWGVGFLVFAAGCAACAWGMKGRTGDAAPSEAVAEDTGEGERPGAGRTVLWLGLSACASVLLLATTNQLSQDVAAGPFLWVLPLAIYLLTFILAFEREALYSRAFFSLLLVVAVGGVTRVVLEGPHTPLVLQLLAYCGALLAGCMVCHGELYRLRPAPRYLSAFFLCVSIGGVLGGAFVSLVAPHLFLTFAEYPLALTACCLVALVAVVVSPTGEELTGRWRRMLRIFMLAFVVVGLGVSVVDFRREIRLTARNFFGVVQVLEQGRDDATKHRFTLKHGAIVHGVQYTEPERRKQPMSYFTRESGLGLAIAEHRRLREVLGLPEGLRIGVLGLGIGSSAALAQEGDRVRFYEINPKIISLAQGEGGYFSYLSDATARIDIVEGDARIALEQELERQEPQGFDVLAVDVFSSDSIPVHLLTEEAVAVYRQHLAPHGVLALHISNAHLDLVPITLAHAQAFRMHATLVVYEPKDASARSVWVILSPDAEFSWGSTFREAVAGVRRLELEGPPSLTWTDERGSVLPLLRRGGWVSQAREVLPPRAP
- the moaA gene encoding GTP 3',8-cyclase MoaA is translated as MHPTVSPRDPLAPPLLDAQGRRMTYLRLSVTDRCNFRCTYCSPASWGGKKDLLTPQEFERIVSVFARMGIQRVRLTGGEPLIRPDILEISRALSSLPGVERVAITTNASHLERLAVPLREAGVSQLNISLDTLQAETFRRISKQGDFAATLRGIDAAAAAGFASLKLNVVVMRGVNEHEAAALVAYAHARGIIPRFIELMPFGQGEPVPSAELVAQLQASGLPLEEEPVEARTQVSTSGPARYWRAPGGQVGFISPLTQNFCGGCNRVRVASNGDLRSCLGGRAQAPLHQLIRGGASDPELALAIRQALGEKPEGHRFTETGNAATLLPMMGIGG
- a CDS encoding DUF4870 domain-containing protein — protein: MEPQYTGSQFLTGSPVPTQDEKTWGMLAHLSALVAGIFGFPFLGPLIVMLTKGKESKWVESHAKEALNFQITVTAAIWISAALMLCVVGFLLLPVIGLAALILTILAGIKANNGEMYRYPATVRLVK